A stretch of the Salarias fasciatus chromosome 3, fSalaFa1.1, whole genome shotgun sequence genome encodes the following:
- the fgb gene encoding fibrinogen beta chain gives MKTLLLLYLCLLGVVSLQTTVDARGHRPLNRGRETYNPNRYTPPPISGGNRYRGRPTQTQTPGRGSQTEEKVEQPEAGGCTHASEEMGVLCPNGCELKTALLKQERTIRTSVNELGPQVDELSRSSNNVYNYVHSMSSSLRERQRVFNENNNVVTRYTDRVEEQHAYIKDTVDTVFPSNIRVLQGVLDKIKQKIQKLEKAIQAQREECKEPCKTKCPIPVVSGKECEDIYRRGGTDSQMYIIQPDSFTTPYKVFCDQSTQNGGWLLIQSRLDGSVDFGRRWDEYRRGFGNIAFDVGKGHCETPGEYWLGNDRISQITKMGPTEVLIEMQDWAGDKVHAQYQQFTIQSETSNYVLAVNGYSGNAGNGLLEGSLELFGENRTMTIHNGMMFSTYDRDNDNWNPGDPSKQCSREDGGGWWYNRCHSANPNGRYYIGGAYTKHMAKHGTDDGVVWMNWKGSWYSLKAISMKIRPFFQSR, from the exons atGAAGACGCTGCTGCTCTTGTATCTGTGC CTTCTGGGTGTTGTGTCCTTACAGACCACCGTCGACGCTCGTGGTCACCGCCCACTGAACCGAGGCAGAGAGACCTACAACCCCAACCGATATACCCCACCCCCCATCAGCGGGGGCAACAG GTATCGCGGTCGACccactcagacccagacccccgGCAGAGGATCCCAGACCGAGGAGAAGGTGGAGCAGCCGGAGGCCGGAGGATGCACCCACGCCTCGGAGGAGATG GGTGTTTTGTGTCCCAACGGCTGCGAGCTGAAGACGGCTCTGCTCAAACAGGAGAGGACCATCCGAACG AGCGTCAATGAGCTCGGACCCCAGGTGGACGAACTGTCCCGGTCCTCCAACAACGTCTACAACTACGTCCACAGCATGTCCAGCTCGCTGAGGGAGCGCCAGCGGGTGTTTAACG AGAACAACAACGTGGTGACTCGCTACACCGACCGGGTGGAGGAGCAACACGCCTACATCAAGGACACGGTGGACACCGTCTTCCCCTCCAACATCAGAGTGCTGCAG GGCGTCCTGGACAAAATCAAGCAGAAGATCCAGAAGCTGGAGAAGGCCATCCAGGCCCAGAGGGAGGAGTGCAAGGAGCCCTGCAAGACCAAATGTCCCATTCCTGTGGTGTCCG GTAAAGAGTGTGAGGACATCTACCGACGTGGAGGAACAGACTCCCAGATGTACATCATCCAGCCCGACTCCTTCACAACTCCGTACAAGGTCTTCTGTGACCAGAGCACCCAGAACGGAG GATGGCTCCTCATCCAGAGCAGGCTGGACGGCAGCGTGGACTTCGGACGCCGTTGGGACGAATATCGTCGCGGGTTCGGAAACATTGCGTTCGACGTTGGTAAAGGCCACTGCGAGACCCCCG GAGAGTACTGGCTCGGCAACGACCGCATCAGCCAGATCACCAAGATGGGGCCGACCGAGGTTCTGATTGAGATGCAAGACTGGGCCGGAGACAAG GTCCACGCTCAGTACCAACAGTTCACCATCCAATCAGAAACGTCCAACTACGTGCTCGCTGTCAACGGTTACTCTGGCAACGCCGGCAACGGCCTGCTGGAAGGCTCTCTGGAGCTGTTCGGCGAAAACCGCACCATGACGATTCACAACGGCATGATGTTCAGCACGTACGACCGAGACAACGACAACTG GAACCCCGGCGACCCGTCCAAACAGTGCTCCAGGGAGGACGGAGGCGGCTGGTGGTACAACCGCTGCCACTCGGCCAATCCCAACGGCCGCTACTACATCGGCGGCGCCTACACCAAGCACATGGCCAAGCACGGCACGGACGACGGCGTGGTGTGGATGAACTGGAAGGGCAGCTGGTACTCGCTCAAGGCCATCAGCATGAAGATCCGCCCGTTCTTCCAGTCCAGATAG